The Nitrobacter hamburgensis X14 genome contains the following window.
GCCAAGATCGAAGAGCAGCGCGCTTGCCAGCGGGACCGAGCCGATCCACGGGACCTCGAGGTAGGAGAATGACGTGCTCAGGAAAGGCCGTTCGAACAACCAGGCGCCCGCTCCGGCACAGGCCGCCAGGAGGAGGCCCGCGCCCATCCAATGCACAGGCAGGATGCGCAGATGCGCCTCCGTCCAGGCGGTTCCGCGGGCGATGTATTGGAGAATGAAGGCCACCGCCATCGTGATGCCGGCGACGAATCCACCCCCGGGCAGGTCGTGCCCGCGCAGGAGAAGGAAAATCGCCGTCGCGCAAATCACCGGGAAAAGCATTGCCATCATGAGCGCGGGGACGGACATGGCGCTCTTGAGCGTGTCACCCTTCTGACGGCTCGGTTGGGCCTCATCGTAGAGGTCCTGGCTGTGCTGCTGCTCCGGCACGGGAATGCTTTCGGCAGCAGGACGAAAACGCCGCAGCAATGCATAGACGGTCAGCGCGACGATGCCGAGCACCGTGATCTCGCCGAACGTGTCGAACGCACGGAAGTCCACGAGGATGACGTTGACGATGTTGGTCCCGCCGCCCAGGGCGTAGGCGTTCTCGACAAAGAACCGCGCAATGCTGCTCGGCTCGGGGCGAGTCATGACCGCGTACGCCAGCACTCCCAACCCCCCTCCGGCAGCAGCCGCGATGCCGATGTCGCGGAACTGATACCAGCGGATGCCCGGTTCCGGCGAGCCGGCCGCATGGATTTTCTCGGCGCGTTTCGGCAGCCAGCGCAGCCCGAGCAGAAGCAGAACCGTGGTGACCGTCTCGACCACCAGCTGGGTCAGCGCCAGATCGGGGGCAGACAGCCACACGAAACTGACGCACGTCACCAGCCCGGCGCTGCCGACAAGGATGAGGGCCGCGAAGCGATGAAACTTGCCGTGGTAAGCTGCAGCCAGTGCGCAAGCGCCCCCTACGGCCCAGATCAGAGCAAACCCGACATCGAAAGCAGTTTGCGTCATTCCCCAGGAGCCGATCCCTTGCGTGAACACTGGCGCCAGGCCGACCAGCAACGCTGCGCAAATCAGCAACCGCAACTGCGGTTGCAAGCGGCGCGTGCCAAGCAGTACCTCCAGCCGTCTAGCGAACTGCCACGAGACGGCGACGAGCACGCGGTCGAAAATGCGCTGACCCTTGATGTGGCGCAGTAGCGGCGGTCCTTCAGTGACGAGCAAATATGAGCGCAGCATCAGGTAGATGGCTATGCCACCGGAAATCGCGACCAGGCTCATCAGGAACTCGGGAGTGAAGCCATGCCAGACTGCAAGGCTATACTTCGGAATAGCGTCGCCGAGGACGGCGTGGAGCGCGGTCGTGAGCAAAGGACCGATGGTAAGGCCGGGGACGATGCCGACGAGAAGACACGCGAGGACGAGAAGCCCGGCGGGGAAGCGCATCAGGAACGGCGGTTCATGCGGCGTGCGCGGCAGATCCTGCGGCGGTGGACCGAAAAACACCTCGGCTATGAACCGCAGCGAGTAAGCGACCGTGAACATGCTGGCCATCGTGACGATATAGGGCAGCGCCTGATCCAGCAGCGAGTTGTCGTGCGTTTCGATGGTCTCGGCAAAAAACATCTCCTTGGACAAGAACCCGTTCAACAGGGGGACGCCAGCCATGGCGGCGGCAGCGACCATCGCGAGCGTTGCCGTGATCGGCATGAAGCGCCGCAGGCCGCTCAGGCGGCGCAAGTCGCGGGTGCCGCTTTCGTGGTCGATGATCCCGGCCGCCATGAACAGCGACGCCTTGAATGTCGCATGGTTCATGATGTGAAAGATGGCGGCGACCTGCCCGAGCGGTGAGTCGAGGCCGATGAGCAGAGTGATCAGTCCGAGATGACTGATGGTCGAGTAGGCGAGCAGCCCTTTCAGATCCTGCTGGAAAAGAGCAATGAACGCGCCGAGGATGAAACTGATAAGTCCTGCAGAACCCACGAGCCACAACCACTCGTTTGTTCCGCCCAGCGCAGGCCAGAGCCGCACCAGAAGGAACACTCCGCCTTTGACCATGGTGGCGGAATGTAGGTAGGCCGAAACGGGTGTCGGCGCCGCCATCGCCTGCGGCAGCCAGAAATGGAACGGGAACTGCGCGCTTTTCGTCAAGGCTCCGATCAGAATGAGGACGAGCGTCGGGATGTAGAGCGGATGCGAACGGATCGTGGCGCCAGACGCCAGAACCCGATCGAGGTCGTAGCTGCCGACGATATGTCCCAGAATCAGGATGCCGGCGAACAGGCAAAACCCGCCGAGCGACGTTACGATCAGCGCTATGCGTGCGCCATCCCGCGCCTGCGCGGTCTGGTGCCAATAGCTGATCAGCAGAAAGGAAAAGAGGCTGGTCAACTCCCAGAAGAAGACCAGCTGGATCAGGTTGCCCGAGAGTACGATGCCGAGCATCGCACCCATGAAGGCGAGCAGGAATGAGAAGAAGCGCGGCACGGGATCGGCGGGGGACATGTAGTACCGGGCGTACAGCACCACCAGGAACCCGATGCTGGTAATCAGTGCGGCGAGCACCCAGGCGAAACCGTCCATCCTCAGAGAGAAATAGAGGCCGAGTTCCGGCACCCATTCCACGGTATGCCGGATGACCCCGCCGTTGGCGATGCGGGGGTAGCTCGCGGCCAGGAGCACCAGACTGATGAGCGCAACTGCGCCCGCCAGCCAGGCTTCGGCATTGCGGGCATTGGCCTGAAGGAGCGCGGCAAGACAGCTCCCGGCGAAGGGAAGCGCGAGAACGACGATGAGGATCGTTTCATATGACATCGTCATTCGTGACCTTTTCGGGAAGAAAACTCCAGCGGTTATGGCGTCCAAGATATGGTCGATTTGTAGGTGACAAGGCAAGCTGGCGTCGAGTCGCGGGCAAGCCAGTGCCTGGCGAAGCGATCGGTATGAAGAAGGCGGCCGGGGGCGCCATTGCCCGCGAGATCGCCATCATCCTTCCCGGCAGCTTGCTGAAAAACCAAGGAAGTTTTGGTATTTTCTTTTTTTGCGGGTCGTTGCTCGATGGGTGCGATGGCTTTGAGGGCGTGACCTCACGGCGGGTCGCCGCGCTACGCCACGACCGGATCAGAGCGCCCTGGAGCGTCGCGCATTCGCGGGCATGTCTTCACTGACAGTGGGGAGCGAATGACAAAGTCACCCCACTAAAATTTGGCGCCGAATCGCAGCGCGAAGTTGTGGGCCTGGGTCTTTCCTTCAAAGCCGAGCGCGGTGGTGTAGTCGAAGCCGAGCGTGGCGCCGTTGCCGACAGTGGCGTCGAAGCCGAGACCGACCGCGACGTAATCTCGGGTGAAGGCGTCAATGTTCAGCGCATAGGGCAAGCCGTTCTTGAGGTCGGCATAGCCCATGCTCGCCCAGCTCGAGCCGGAAAAATCGTGGGTGTATTCGAGCCGGCCGCGCGTTTTGAACAAGCCCCAGTCTTGTGGGAAGGCGTATTCGGCGCGCAGGCCCGCGACCCCCGCCAGCATGTTCATGCGCTGGTCGCCGAAGGTGAGGTCGTAAAGCGGCGCGCCGCTTTCCGTAAAGGCATTCAGTTGCGTCCACGCCGCCTCGATGCGGCCGTAAGGCGACACAAGGAAACGGACGCCCTTGTATTCGTAGCCGGTGCTGAGCGAGCCGAACGCCTGGTTGCCCGACCGGTCGCCGCTCGAGAAGCCGCTCGTGGACGTGACGAAACGCCTGCTGCCGAAGTCCAGCGCGCTGTAGCCGAGCAGGCCGTCAACGAACACATTGCTGCGCGGATGGTAGCTGCCATAGAGCGCGGTGCTGAACGCCTGGCCGTTGCTCTGCGTGCCGTTGGTGCCGACATCGACGGTATCGCGTCCGTAGCCAAGGCCGATACCTGCGGTGAAGCTGGGCGAGAACCGGTAATCCGCGCCGCCGCTGACGCCGATCAGCGTATGGCCGAGATCGATATTGTATCTGTTCGATGTGCCGAAGTTGACGAAGCCGCCGGCCCAGAAGGCGAGATCGCTCGGCGATCCGCTCTTGGGCGGAGGTGTTTTTCCGGAAAGCCTTCTTGAATCCCCGGCATCGTTCGGCGCGTAGGCGAACGCATTGCGGGTCGGATCGGATGGCCTGGTTTCCCGAGCATAGCCCAGCGCGTTGGGATCGGTCGGGTCTTGAGGGACGCCGAGCCGCACGTTCATCGAGGTCGCTTCACGGCTTGAATCGTCGTGAAGCTGTTCGAGCCGGTCGCGGAAGTTGGTGATTTGCGATTTCGCGAAACGCTGGGCGCTCTGGGCCTGGGCGTTGAGCAACCCGATCACCTCCCGGTCGCGCGAGGGGTCCGGGCGCGTAACGACGGTGAACGTCACCGTGCCGGGCGCGGACGTGCCCGATGCATTCGAAAGCGTATAGCGGACGACGACGGTCGAAGCAGCCGTGAGCGCCGAAGCATAGACAAGCTGCCACTGCGCGCCGTTCTGCACGATGCTCGCCGTGCCGTCTGAGGTCGGCGGTGGGGTGCCACCGTGGCCGCGGTGAAGGGACCCCCGGTCGCTCCCTGCGTCAAATTCACCGTGCCCGATGCGCCGGCAGTGAGTTGGAGCGTATGGCTTGTGACCGTCGGCAAGGGAGCAGAATAGGTGAAGCCGTTCGGCAGGTTGGCGTTGCCGCCGGGTGCGGTCACCGCAATCGCGACCGCACCGGCGGTCGTGCGCGCCGGCGTCGCTGCATTGATGGTGGTGCCGCTGACGACGGTGAAGCTCGTTGCCGCCGCGCCGGCGAACGTCACAGCCGTCGCGCCGGTGAAGCCGGTGCCGGTGATGGTCACCGCCGTGCCGCCGGCTGTGGAGCCTGAGTTCGGTGTGACGCCGGAGATCGTCGGGGCCGGAACCGCATAGGTGAAGCCGTTCGGAAGTGAGGCGTTGCCGCCGGGGGCGGTCACCGCGACCGCGACCGCACCGGCGGCCGTGTGCGCCGGCGTCGTTGCATTGATGGTGGTGCCGCTGACGACGGTGAAGCTCGTTGCCGCCGCGCCGGCGAACGTCACAGCCGTCGCGCCGGTGAAGCCGGTGCCGGTGATGGTCACCGCCGTGCCGCCGGCTGTGGAGCCTGAGTTCGGTGTGACGCCGGAGATCGTCGGGGCCGGAACCGCATAGGTGAAGCCGTTCGGAAGTGAGGCGTTGCCGCCGGGGGCGGTCACCGCGACCGCGACCGCACCGGCGGCCGTGTGCGCCGGCGTCGTTGCATTGATGGTGGTGCCGCTGACGACGGTGAAACTCGTGGCTGCCGCGCCGTCGAACGTCACAGCCGTTGCCCCGATGAAGTTGGTGCTGGTGATGGTCACCGCCGTGCCGCCGGCTGTGGAGCCTGAGTTCGGTGCGACCCCGGAGACCGTCGGGGCCGGAGCCACATAGGTGAAGCCGTTCGGAAGTGAGGCGTTGCCGCCGGGGGCGGTCACCGCGACCGCGACCGCACCGGCGGCCGCGTGCGCCGGTGTCGTTGCATTGATGGTGGTGCCGTTGACGACGGTGAAACTCGTGGCTGCCGCGCCGTCGAACGTCACAGCCGTTGCCCCGGCGAAGTTGGTGCCGGTGATGGTCACCGCCGTGCCGCCGGCTGTGGAGCCTGAGTTCGGTGCGACCGAGGCAACAGTCGGGGCGGCGACGGGATTGATCGTCACCGTCACATTGGCCGGCGCCGAGCTGAACGGCGCCGCAGGGCCGGTCGAACTGTCTTTTGCCGTAACGGTGAAGCTGTACGTACCCGCCGTCGTCGGTGTGCCGCTCAGGGTGCCGTTTCCGCTCAACGTGATGTTTGCCGGTAGAGTGCCCGATGCCAGCGCATAGGTGTAGGACGCCGCGCCGCCGCTCGCGCCGGCGATGGACTGGCTGTAGGCCGCGCCCACGGTCCCGGCAGGCGGGTTGGCCGGGCTGTATGTGATGGTCGGCGGCGACACCGTGATCGTCACGGTCGCCGGCGCGGAGGTGCCGCTGGCGTTGGTGGCGGTGTAGTTGAAGCTGTCCGGACCGGCATAGCCGGCGTTCGGCTTATAGGTGATCGACGTGCCGGTGGGCACGGCCATGCCGTGCGATGCCGCCATAGCGATCGCAACCGATGTTGCCGCGCCGCCAGTGATGTTCAGCGTGATCGGGTTAGCGCCGCTGCCGTAGCCCACCGTAGCGCTGACCGCGCCGACGGTCGGGGCGGCGGCGGGATTGATGGTCACCGTCACATTGGCGGGTGCCGATGAAAACGGGCCCCCGGCCGAACTGTCTGTCGCCTTGACACTGAAGGTGGATCCCGACGCGGTCGGCGTGCCGTGCAGTGTGCCGTCAGCGTCCAGTGTCAGCCCAAGCGGCAGGGACCCGCTCGTCACGGCATAGGTATAGGGCGCCGCGCCGCCGCTCGCCCCGGCGATGGACTGACTGTAGGCCACGCCCACGGTCCCGGCAGGCGGGTTGGCCGGAGTGTAGGTGATAGTGGGCGGCGACACTGTGATCGTCACCATCGCCGCCGCGGACGTGCCGGCTCCGTTGCTGGCGGTGTAGGTGAAGGTGTCCGGACCGGCATAGCCGGCGGTCGGCGTATAGGTGATCGAGGTGCCGCTGGCCGTGGCCGTGCCGTGCGATGCCACCGTACCGATTGCAACAGATGTTGCCGCGCCGCCAGTGATGTTCAGCGTGATCGGGTTAGCGCCGCTGCCGTAGCCTACTGTGGCGCTGACCAGATTTGCCACTGGCGGCACGTTCTGCACCGTGATGGCGGTGCTGATCACCTTGAAATAGGGTCCCGGCGACGACCCGCCCAGGTTAGGGCTGCTGTCGGTCACGAGGAGAGTGAAAGCATATGTGTTCGCCGCAGTCGGTGTGCCGCTGATCACGCCGCCCGCCAGCGAGAGGCCCGGTGGCAGCGCGCCGCTCTGGATTGAGAAAGTATAGGGCGCCAGCGCGCCAGACGCAGACAGGGCGTGACTGTAGAACGTGTTCAGGTTGGCGTTGGGCGGGGCTGCAATCGTGATCCCGGAGGACGGGTTGGGCACGATCAGTGTGTAGGACTTTGTCGCCGTCAGGCTGGCATTGTCAGTCACGGTGAACGTGGCTGAATAGGAGCCAGCTTGGTTGGGCGTGCCCGAGATGGTGGTGCCGGTAAAACTCAAACCCGGCGGCAGCGAGCCGCCGGTCAGAGAAAAACCATAGGGCGCCGTGCCGCCGCTCGCGCTCAACGTCTGGTTATAGGACGTGCCAACGTTCGGCGTCGGCAGCGAAGAGGGCGAGACAGTGATCGGGCTGGTGGCGGCCGCGATCGCAACATTGACGGTGAAGGAATGAGCACTTGCATCTTCGACAATGAAGGTGTCGGTGAGCGCACCGTCTCCGTTGTTGGTGTAGGTGATGATCCCGGCATTCGAATTCACGCTCACCGCGCCGTGCTGCGGAAATGTCGTGCTTCCGTGTGGATAGGGATTGAGGCCATAGGTATCGCAGAGATCGCCGAGGGTAACGGTTATCGTGCCGCCGGATGCCATCGGGGAGGTCGCGGGCGAGGTGTGCGAATCGGGCACGTCGAAGGTGCCGCACGCGGCGTGGGCAGCATTCGGCAGTAGCACCACCACCAGAGCAAATATCGCGAGCCAAACGCGTGGCATGTGGACGAGCCGCGCCCGCGCCGGGGCAAACGACCGATGACGGAGAGTCTTCCCCGCCACCATTGCGTGCGCCAAATAGACTGCCCACGCCCGTACGGCCGACGAGGCCGCGCCAAGCAGTGCTATCAAGCCCGGAAAACACGAGACGCAATCGCCCGCCGCCCGCGACAAGCCGAGGTGTTGCGATCGATCGTGAATCATTGCCCCACCCCTGCCCGCACCGCAGGCGCCGCACTGAGGGAGGCATTGGGCGAATGTCCGCTGCAATCGTGGGACGATCAGCTCAACACCGACCGGACCACGCTGTGTTGCGGTCCATCCAAGGTCGGCCTCCTCACGAGACGCGTGGCGGTTGTACACAAACCAAACATCAATTCAAAGCAGTTCTCGCGCATTTGTAGCAATATCCAGAGGACAAACGTTGCGCTTGCACGGTTCCCGCATTTGCGCCAAAACTGCCGAAGCGCGTTGGCGCGCATGTGCGGATCGGATCGCCAATGCGCGGGGAGGGCGGCATGTCTGATATGTTCGTTGGCCAGGTGTTGCCGGTTGGATTTCCGTTCGCGCCGCGCGGCCTCGCCAAATGCGACGGTCAGATCCTGCCGATCGCGCAGAACCAGGCCCTGTTCAGTCTGTTGGGCACGGTCTATGGCGGCAACGGGACAACGACGTTCGCCCTTCCGGACCTGCGCGGACGCGTACCGGTGGGCTTCGGTCCCTCCGCCGATCCGGGTTGGCCGATTTCCCCCTACGAGCTTGGCGAAAAGGCCGGCACGGGAACCGTCATGCTGACCATCGCGCAACTGCCATCGCACGCCCATCAATGCGGCGGCACCACCACCACAGGCGACAAAGGCAATCCAACCAACGCGCTCTACGGGGCAAACAGCGCGCCGATCTACGGTACCGCCGGAACCGGCGAAGTCACCCTGTCCGGGGGGACCATTGCGCGCGTCGGCGGCAATCTGGCGCACGACAACATGCAGCCTTTTGCCGCCATCAACTTCTGCATCGCGCTGACGGGAATATACCCCTCCCGAAATTGACACGCTGACGTTCAACCGATCGGAGGTCGGACTAATGAGTGAACCCTATGTCGGAGAAATCCGGCTGTTCGGCTTCTCCCGCGTGCCGCAGGGTTGGCTCCCCTGCAACGGCTCGCTCCAGCCGATCTCTCAGTATGAAGTGCTTTTTTCGTTGGTCGGAACGACCTATGGCGGCGATGGTGTGACGACCTTCGGCACGCCGAACCTCAGCGGCCGCGTCCCCGTTCACTCCGGGACCGGTCCTGGCGTATCGCCTCGCGTTATCGGCGAGATCGGCGGCAGCGAAAAGGTGACTCTGCTATCGGCACACATGCCTTACCACGATCATCCGATGGTCGCGACGACCGGGCCAGCCAATTCCAGCCAGATCACACCGAGCCTCGAACTCGGGACGGTCGCGGGCGATACCATGTACACCAGCGACGTGAAGGACGTGGGCGGCGCAAACACGGCACCGACATCGACCTCGATGGCAGGCCGCAATATCCCGCACGATAACCTCATGCCCACGCTGCCGGTGCAGTTCTGCATCGCGTTCGCTGGGATTTACCCGGCTCAGAACTGATCCGACGCTTCAACGCAGTTCAAACTTTCGAGGGCACAGCCGCCATGGAACCATTCATCGGTCAGATCCAGATATTCGGCTTCAACTACGCGCCCCGTAACTGGGCTTTCTGCAACGGAGCGACATTGGCCATCCGGCAGAATACGGCGCTCTTTTCCCTTCTCGGCACGATGTATGGCGGGGACGGTGTCACGACATTCATGCTGCCGAACTTCGCCGGCCGCACCGGCTGCAACCAGGGTCAAGGCGTCGGTTTGACGGCGCGCACCATCGGTGAGGCCTTCGGCGAGAACAGCGTGGCGTTGGTTTCGGAGGAAATGCCTTCGCATTCGCATTCGTTCACGGTCTATAATCAGACCGACACCACCAAGCGCACGAGCGCGCCAGCCAACGGCTCCTCGCTGGTCGTTCCGCAAAACAGCACACCTTTCAGTTCGAGCGGAACGGCGAATACCCAGTTTTCACCACACATGGGCGGCTTGACTGGCGGAAACCAGCCACATGAGAATCGGCAACCCTACCTCGCCATGAACTTCTGTATTGCCCTGCAGGGCGTCTTTCCAGCTTTCGGCGATGCCGTTGCCTGATGTGTCGCCGCTGCCGGATTTTCCGGCGCGTCATGCCGACACTCCCGTTTGCGCCGAGCCGGTAACTTTTCGGCGTGCCACGCGCAATGATCTGACGTTCCTGCGCGAGTTGTATCGCTCATTCCGCGCCGACGAATTCGCGTCGCTCGCGTGGTCCCCCGAACAGATGCGCGCGTTTCTGGACCAGCAGTTCGATCTCCAGCATCGCGCCTATGTGGCGACTTTTCCGCAGGCGGATTTCCTGCTGATCTTGTCGGAGGGGATGCCGGTCGGTCGGCTCTATCTCGACGCCAGCCACGACCATTGGCACATCGTCGACATCGGTCTCACATCGGAGCGGCGCAATGGCGGTCTTGGGTTCGCGGTCATGCAGGCAGTCAAGCGGCACGCGCAAGCTTCGGCCGCCGCCGGCGTCGTGCTCCATGTTGCCTGTGACAATCA
Protein-coding sequences here:
- a CDS encoding GNAT family N-acetyltransferase, which codes for MSPLPDFPARHADTPVCAEPVTFRRATRNDLTFLRELYRSFRADEFASLAWSPEQMRAFLDQQFDLQHRAYVATFPQADFLLILSEGMPVGRLYLDASHDHWHIVDIGLTSERRNGGLGFAVMQAVKRHAQASAAAGVVLHVACDNQGAQRFYRRLGFREVAREEPTCVRMVWTPEPDAVPGQVALPAVN
- a CDS encoding IPT/TIG domain-containing protein encodes the protein MPRVWLAIFALVVVLLPNAAHAACGTFDVPDSHTSPATSPMASGGTITVTLGDLCDTYGLNPYPHGSTTFPQHGAVSVNSNAGIITYTNNGDGALTDTFIVEDASAHSFTVNVAIAAATSPITVSPSSLPTPNVGTSYNQTLSASGGTAPYGFSLTGGSLPPGLSFTGTTISGTPNQAGSYSATFTVTDNASLTATKSYTLIVPNPSSGITIAAPPNANLNTFYSHALSASGALAPYTFSIQSGALPPGLSLAGGVISGTPTAANTYAFTLLVTDSSPNLGGSSPGPYFKVISTAITVQNVPPVANLVSATVGYGSGANPITLNITGGAATSVAIGTVASHGTATASGTSITYTPTAGYAGPDTFTYTASNGAGTSAAAMVTITVSPPTITYTPANPPAGTVGVAYSQSIAGASGGAAPYTYAVTSGSLPLGLTLDADGTLHGTPTASGSTFSVKATDSSAGGPFSSAPANVTVTINPAAAPTVGAVSATVGYGSGANPITLNITGGAATSVAIAMAASHGMAVPTGTSITYKPNAGYAGPDSFNYTATNASGTSAPATVTITVSPPTITYSPANPPAGTVGAAYSQSIAGASGGAASYTYALASGTLPANITLSGNGTLSGTPTTAGTYSFTVTAKDSSTGPAAPFSSAPANVTVTINPVAAPTVASVAPNSGSTAGGTAVTITGTNFAGATAVTFDGAAATSFTVVNGTTINATTPAHAAAGAVAVAVTAPGGNASLPNGFTYVAPAPTVSGVAPNSGSTAGGTAVTITSTNFIGATAVTFDGAAATSFTVVSGTTINATTPAHTAAGAVAVAVTAPGGNASLPNGFTYAVPAPTISGVTPNSGSTAGGTAVTITGTGFTGATAVTFAGAAATSFTVVSGTTINATTPAHTAAGAVAVAVTAPGGNASLPNGFTYAVPAPTISGVTPNSGSTAGGTAVTITGTGFTGATAVTFAGAAATSFTVVSGTTINAATPARTTAGAVAIAVTAPGGNANLPNGFTYSAPLPTVTSHTLQLTAGASGTVNLTQGATGGPFTAATVAPHRRPQTARRASCRTARSGSLSMLRRSRLLRPSSSAIRFRMHRARPRPAR
- a CDS encoding monovalent cation/H+ antiporter subunit A; amino-acid sequence: MTMSYETILIVVLALPFAGSCLAALLQANARNAEAWLAGAVALISLVLLAASYPRIANGGVIRHTVEWVPELGLYFSLRMDGFAWVLAALITSIGFLVVLYARYYMSPADPVPRFFSFLLAFMGAMLGIVLSGNLIQLVFFWELTSLFSFLLISYWHQTAQARDGARIALIVTSLGGFCLFAGILILGHIVGSYDLDRVLASGATIRSHPLYIPTLVLILIGALTKSAQFPFHFWLPQAMAAPTPVSAYLHSATMVKGGVFLLVRLWPALGGTNEWLWLVGSAGLISFILGAFIALFQQDLKGLLAYSTISHLGLITLLIGLDSPLGQVAAIFHIMNHATFKASLFMAAGIIDHESGTRDLRRLSGLRRFMPITATLAMVAAAAMAGVPLLNGFLSKEMFFAETIETHDNSLLDQALPYIVTMASMFTVAYSLRFIAEVFFGPPPQDLPRTPHEPPFLMRFPAGLLVLACLLVGIVPGLTIGPLLTTALHAVLGDAIPKYSLAVWHGFTPEFLMSLVAISGGIAIYLMLRSYLLVTEGPPLLRHIKGQRIFDRVLVAVSWQFARRLEVLLGTRRLQPQLRLLICAALLVGLAPVFTQGIGSWGMTQTAFDVGFALIWAVGGACALAAAYHGKFHRFAALILVGSAGLVTCVSFVWLSAPDLALTQLVVETVTTVLLLLGLRWLPKRAEKIHAAGSPEPGIRWYQFRDIGIAAAAGGGLGVLAYAVMTRPEPSSIARFFVENAYALGGGTNIVNVILVDFRAFDTFGEITVLGIVALTVYALLRRFRPAAESIPVPEQQHSQDLYDEAQPSRQKGDTLKSAMSVPALMMAMLFPVICATAIFLLLRGHDLPGGGFVAGITMAVAFILQYIARGTAWTEAHLRILPVHWMGAGLLLAACAGAGAWLFERPFLSTSFSYLEVPWIGSVPLASALLFDLGVFALVVGATVLMLIAIAHQTVRSHRAPASRAAPAASPTAEVQ
- a CDS encoding phage tail protein is translated as MSEPYVGEIRLFGFSRVPQGWLPCNGSLQPISQYEVLFSLVGTTYGGDGVTTFGTPNLSGRVPVHSGTGPGVSPRVIGEIGGSEKVTLLSAHMPYHDHPMVATTGPANSSQITPSLELGTVAGDTMYTSDVKDVGGANTAPTSTSMAGRNIPHDNLMPTLPVQFCIAFAGIYPAQN
- a CDS encoding autotransporter outer membrane beta-barrel domain-containing protein, with the protein product MQNGAQWQLVYASALTAASTVVVRYTLSNASGTSAPGTVTFTVVTRPDPSRDREVIGLLNAQAQSAQRFAKSQITNFRDRLEQLHDDSSREATSMNVRLGVPQDPTDPNALGYARETRPSDPTRNAFAYAPNDAGDSRRLSGKTPPPKSGSPSDLAFWAGGFVNFGTSNRYNIDLGHTLIGVSGGADYRFSPSFTAGIGLGYGRDTVDVGTNGTQSNGQAFSTALYGSYHPRSNVFVDGLLGYSALDFGSRRFVTSTSGFSSGDRSGNQAFGSLSTGYEYKGVRFLVSPYGRIEAAWTQLNAFTESGAPLYDLTFGDQRMNMLAGVAGLRAEYAFPQDWGLFKTRGRLEYTHDFSGSSWASMGYADLKNGLPYALNIDAFTRDYVAVGLGFDATVGNGATLGFDYTTALGFEGKTQAHNFALRFGAKF
- a CDS encoding phage tail protein, which translates into the protein MSDMFVGQVLPVGFPFAPRGLAKCDGQILPIAQNQALFSLLGTVYGGNGTTTFALPDLRGRVPVGFGPSADPGWPISPYELGEKAGTGTVMLTIAQLPSHAHQCGGTTTTGDKGNPTNALYGANSAPIYGTAGTGEVTLSGGTIARVGGNLAHDNMQPFAAINFCIALTGIYPSRN
- a CDS encoding phage tail protein, whose amino-acid sequence is MEPFIGQIQIFGFNYAPRNWAFCNGATLAIRQNTALFSLLGTMYGGDGVTTFMLPNFAGRTGCNQGQGVGLTARTIGEAFGENSVALVSEEMPSHSHSFTVYNQTDTTKRTSAPANGSSLVVPQNSTPFSSSGTANTQFSPHMGGLTGGNQPHENRQPYLAMNFCIALQGVFPAFGDAVA